CGTGTGATCTCTATAATCACTGTGGTCCAAATGCGTATTGCAGCATCATAAGTGGCTATTCAACGTGCCAGTGTCTGAAGGGGTTCAAGCAAAAGTCATCACAAAACTGGACTGAAGGatgttcttcttcattgcttgATGAGCAATCGAGATGCAACATGGATAATAAGACGGGTAGTCAGAGAGATGATAAGAATGGGTTTTCTAAAGTTGGAGGAATGAAATACCCAGATACTCGGCGTTCTTGGGTGAATGAGAGTATGAAGAATCTTGATGAATGCAGGGATAAATGCAGAGAGAATTGTTCGTGTATGGCTTATGCAAACTCAGATATTAGAGAAGGTGGTAGTGGCTGTTTGATGTGGTTCGGTGTTCTCGACGATATCAAAGAGTTTTCTGATGGCGGTGCTGATATATACATTCGAACGATCATCGGTAAGATCTCTCATGTCATAATAGTTATTAGCTGATTTTTAGTGTATCATATATATTGAGGTTGCTGATTATTATTGTTAGTTAATTGTTTTTCACTCTATAAATTCACTCTATTGTATTTCCATGATGGCATGCATGCATacatgcttatatatatatagttttcgATGATTCATAAGTCATAACCGAGTCAGCTAATTGTTTCTGCATGAACTGAATAATCGCGAAGATGGGAAGGAAGGGCACAAAAAGAAGAAGGTAGGACTGATAGTCATCGGTACCAGTGCCTCTGTTCTTGTGGTGGTTCTGATTTTTGGTTACATTGGCCAGAGAATAATAAACTGCAGACAAAAATTAGTTTAACATACTTGAAaagataaattgaaattaaaggagaaaataaattcttttatttattctaaaagCATCTAAGATTGACTGTGTTATTAATTGGTATATGTGTCttcacctaaaaaaaattaattaatatatgtgGGCATATTGTACATTGGATGCTGTTGAAGACTTGAAGGCATCATTCATATTCAATGTTATGTTCACCGGTCCAACCTAATACATTTATTTGCACGCTAATAAAGTAATAATATCCTGCATGTTTCCATATATATACAAAGAATGCAGACAATAATCGGAATTTTTTTATCTtgatcattaattaattattaatatttaaaaatataaaataaaatatattattaaattaaaaattaaattaataactaaataataaaaaaaatattaaagtttaatattttttatataatttataattttaaggtCTTTTCTATCGTATCTAACTTCTTAACTACTAGAATAAATACGAAAGGTGAAGTCCATCTTTTTACGGTTTTACCTCTTGTCTTTTAGGCTCAAATTTTATAGAGTTTATAATTTtcctatttttaattttgatacataaCAATTATATAGACAACAGAGTGCAAATCATTATGAATGTGGTTTTCGTCAATaatcacacacacatacacacaattCTTTCAAAGGACTAATTCTATATAATAATGTGCTGATGAAGATGTATTTTAATGTCAAACTATTATGCACTTACAGTTAAGAAGAATAATGATGCATATGAAGACTACTTGGATCTTCCTATCTTTGACCTTGCTACAATTGCAAAAGCAACTGAAGACTTTTCCATTAGTAATAAACTTGGAAAAGGTGGATTTGGGACTGTATATAAGGTAAATTGTCAACATACTGATTTGATATAAGGTGAACATAAGAGTTTATATAGTTATATTTACTGATCTTATGTAATTTTATGTGATACGTTACAGGGAACTCTAGTTGATGGACAAAATATTGCTGTGAAGAGACTTTTACAGGGATCTAATTCTGGACAAGGGTTGACAGAATTTATGAATGAAGTTTTATTAATTGCTAAACTTCAACATCGCAATTTAGTGAAGCTTCTTGGTTGTTGCATTCAAGATGGAGAAAAGATGCTTGTCTATGAATACATGCCCAATAAGAGCCTAGACAATTTTATCTTCGGTTTGAATTTCTTAACATCgtcttttatgttcatttcctTTAAGAAAATTCTCTTTGTTGTCATATAACTTTTTTATGTCCTTTTCTCCAACAATTTTTATATATATGCTTGTTTTCACTGAGTTAATAATACTATTAGTTGTATAACTAGGTCACAAGGATGGTAGAGTTATTTTAGATTGGCCTAACCGCTTCAACATTATATGTGGAATTGCTCGAGGATTACTTTATCTTCATCAAGATTCTCGACTAAGGATTATACATAGAGATCTCAAAGCTAGCAATGTATTGCTTGACAAAGAGTTAAATCCTAAAATTTCTGATTTTGGGATGGCGAAATCATTTGGAGGAAATCAAACAGAAGGAAATACAAGTAGGATTGTTGGAACATAGTAAGTTCATATATAATACaatctaatttatatttaattctaTCAATGATGACtaagacaattttttttttaatgatttcagTGGTTATATGGCTCCTGAATATGCTATTTACGGATTATTCTCAATAAAATCTGATATATTTAGCTTTGGAGTATTAATTTTGGAAATAGTAAGTGGAAGAAAGAATAGAATGATTTCTCGTGAAAATGAAGATGCAAATCTTATTGCACAagtaagtaaatttttttttgttccttCTTAATTACAAGTGACAAATCTTGGGATCGACATGGATTATTTCAATTCATCCAATCACATGTTTCAGGCTTGGATATTATGGAAAGAAAAGAAGGCTCTAGACTTCATTGATTCATGCATGGAGAATTCTTATGTTGAATTAGAAGCATTGCGTTGCATCCACATCGGTCTCCTATGTGTGCAACAAAATCCTGAGGATAGACCAAATATGTCAAATGTGGTTATGATGTTGGGTAGTGAGGTTGCCTTGCCCCAACCTAAGGAGCCTTCTTTCCTCACTGAGACTTCTCTTCTTCAAGCAGTTGATTCTTCGAGCTACCAACAATGTATTTCAACTAATGAAATAAGTGTCACAGTATTGGAAGCCCGATAATGGATTATTATATCCCAAATTAAATGATGACTTGATTGTACAACTTCAGCATTATTATGGTTTATTAATATTTCCAGGAAATTCCTAAAGCAATATTCAAGCTGAAAATGTCAGTAGGATTCTCCACTTTTATCCAAAGTTTGCTACattgattaattattaattaaagttgGTGTGTAATAAGGGAGTAgttaattagttacttttcaCATAATATATACAATTTACATATCTCAGTAGTCAATATGATCAACCTTAGCTTACTTCCATCATCATCATTCAATTTTTCCACAAAtactttctttaatttatattattctCTCAGATTATATCAATTCTTCCTATGCTTGTTAACAAAGTATATACGATCAGGTATCCTCGAAGCCTAGCTAGTAACAAGTTTAACAATAATGTTaggaaaataataatttaaaattatcttatttaattttatatatgtttattttttttttgtatataagtTTATTGGCGGTAGGTATAATTTGTCGTGTTCAGGAATTGAGCTCTTCTTCGTCTGAAGTGAAAGAAGTATACATCAGTTTCAAGAGATTGGTAGTGGCATGCACCTTTAAATGCACGTCGACACTCAAATAAGTAAAAGTAAAAAATGAGTATAATGTTATTTAGAATGAATAGCATACCTTTTTCATAGTTAGAGTTTTGTATTTATAAAGTGTTACCTCTTTAGAGTGGTTGAGATATTTTTCTGATCTTTCGGTAACCAATCTTAATATGTTTCTGAGTGATTTGTTAAGGATAAAATTTTCTCTAACTGAAAATAAATCACGTTTATTAttgtatttgaattttgatttatagTCTGCATGGCAGTGCTGTTGTTGAGGTTGCTTTAATGGGTTTATTTTAAAGTGCACGCTATAGCACTACTTGGCTTCCTTTTGGTTGGCATGTATTGTTATAACTATATTATCCTGTATACAAAATTTGGCGCATAAGTGTATAGTAGAAGCGATAGCACCAGATGTATTTAAAGAATGTCTACCTAGAATGATATTATATGGGCTGACAATTTATAACAAAATATTGTGCATTTAGGATTGATATATGAAATGGTAAGATACATAAAAGTAAAGCAATTTAAGTATATAGAGTAGTAGATACTTTATAAGATGCTATGAtgtatttgaaatttaaaataaaagaattatataaGCAAGCTAAATTATGCATGCGCGTTATTTTACCGTGATATAAATGATTTATTAATTTGATCTGTTGAGGTTATTCGCGTTTGATTTGTCTTCTAAGTTAATTTCGATTGTTTCTTATTGTACTGGGCATTGTAAACACATATTTTGAATTCATCAATTAAGGCTAAAACTAAACTCCATTATTCCGAGAGCAGATgattgaagaaaataaaaaaaagcatgAATAAAACAGCATGAACTAACATCAAGCAATCCAAATGTGgttgaagaacaaaataataattaaagctTAAAGGAATCAAAGCAGCTAAGAGAATGAATAACTTTTGCATTAAAACACTCCTCGAACAGAATACGATAACATTCAACCAATAATATAGAAATGTTATACATTCATCATCAATAATAGAAGTGCCTTCTTTTCTCATATTAAGCTTAATAAACTCCTCATAAAATCTATTTTCGACGATTTTATATTGCCAATTTGGTTTCATCTCGAATGTGGTAATCGGATTGCTCATTGGCAGTCGAGTGATGGTAGCTATATCGAAAAGGGTAAGTCTAACTATACCACATAAAAGGTGGAAGTTGTTAGTGGTTCTGTTCCATAAACAGAGGGCGGCACCAATTATTCAATGTTGTGTAGTAGGTATAAAATGGGAGAATACTTTGAAGCTTTCAAGTATTGCATCTGACAAATTCAATCCTTTGATATCAAAAAAGAAAGTTggcatttttgaaaaaaattttggagTTATTCCGAAAGGATTTTTACTGGCGATGAAAGGTATTAAGAAAAGGTCTTACTTGATGAGTAAATCTTTTCTTTCGGCACTAGGAAAGAAACGAGCAATTTTTTTGACTTGTTATGAGGAATGAATAGAGTTAATGAAATAGAAGGTATTTTCTTTAACATTGAAAAGAAAGAGAATCTTTTTATTATTCGAGGTGTTACTTATTGGATCCTCCATTATGATATATTATTCCCAGCTNNNNNNNNNNNNNNNNNNNNNNNNNNNGAAACcattaaaaaaacaaagaaagaatacTTGGCCAAAGCCATTAAGAGAAacaaagtaaaagaaataaaCGTGGTTTATatgcatacatatatacatatataccatGATACATAAGCCCCTCCCATGTGTCACCTTAACAAATTAATCATTCTTCCTCCAAGCAAAGCAAGATCGAACCATTTTTCTtggggaaaaagaaagagaattgaccgagagaaagagagaaatcgAAGCTGCTTTGACCTTCTTGAATTCGATTTCTTGAGATCTGTAACTCTAATTAAAAATCTACTTCTATAAAAGTGTTTATATCTTTCTTTTTTATATGTTAGAATTATTTTTGTTCGGTAGAAGTTGACAGTAAcataactcttcttcttcttaagTTCGGTCAATCGGAGTTCTAGGAGACACGGACAATTTTTGACGTTTTCTTCTTTAGCAGCTCGATCAAAAAACTTTTTCGGAATTTTCGTtgttttgatttcgtacggaggtagggtttggtaattttataataattaaatgtgaattttataAGTAAATGTTGGTTTGATcgattattgtttgagtttggttaagtttatgttgaatttttgttaaattattatTGTTTGCTTGAGATTTTGGTTCAGCTATGTATGAATAGCCAGCTGGAGTATTTTGATTATTTTAGGaatcaaaataaatttttcaaaagctttaagaattatattagctaattttgaattattaaagaaatgattatgttttgagttttatcgagaaaagtattatatttgaatttgatttatcaagaaaaggaatttgataaaagataaatggatttgaattatttttttttaagagagATTTTGATATTTGGAAAGACCTGGGGAGTATGCAAGAGTTGTTGCTTAGTCCCATTTACTTTGGGTCAAGATTTTAAAAGATTGTGGTTTTGAATTTGAGCTATGACCTGGCGAGGATCGTGGTGGTGTATCGCTTGTCCAGTGTTGCGATGGAcgtggggatcgtggttatttaccgtCTATGGGTGTACTGTTTTCCAATTGAAAACGTCTGTgggatcgaggtggtttaccGCCCGCAGATGGTGGAATCGAGGTGGTTTACCGCTCATCAGGTGAGGATCGTGGTACTGTACCGATCACCAGCTTTTAAGAGGATGATGCCCGAATTAGCTACCGAACATGTCGAGTTGGTTATATAACTGACAAATgaactcattagccataggacagacatacgTTATACTTTTTTGCATATATGTGTTTTATAACAATTCAAACTTTTTTGGAAATTAGATATTGAA
The DNA window shown above is from Arachis ipaensis cultivar K30076 chromosome B08, Araip1.1, whole genome shotgun sequence and carries:
- the LOC107613555 gene encoding G-type lectin S-receptor-like serine/threonine-protein kinase At4g27290 gives rise to the protein MMNNLPFLFVITGMVLHFFFLRDVSSATDSISMVQPLHEGNTLVSSNGTFEMGFFSPGSSSNHYLGIWYKILPLKTVVWVANRSNPVKDNTSILHINNQGILQLVNKNGTVFWSTNSTTKMNLSNPIAQLLDSGNLVIRDENDQDSKNYYVWQSFDYPCDTLLPGMKLGWDLKTGLERRLTAWKNWDDPSPGNLSWGISLEGFPQGIFLKGSKEYYRVGPWIGLRFSGTPELKPNNLFSYKFVSNENEVYFVYKYNLEKKSLLLRLVMNETLGNRHGYMWNDGSSGWTEFSSHSPREACDLYNHCGPNAYCSIISGYSTCQCLKGFKQKSSQNWTEGCSSSLLDEQSRCNMDNKTGSQRDDKNGFSKVGGMKYPDTRRSWVNESMKNLDECRDKCRENCSCMAYANSDIREGGSGCLMWFGVLDDIKEFSDGGADIYIRTIIDGKEGHKKKKVGLIVIGTSASVLVVVLIFGYIGQRIINCRVKKNNDAYEDYLDLPIFDLATIAKATEDFSISNKLGKGGFGTVYKGTLVDGQNIAVKRLLQGSNSGQGLTEFMNEVLLIAKLQHRNLVKLLGCCIQDGEKMLVYEYMPNKSLDNFIFGHKDGRVILDWPNRFNIICGIARGLLYLHQDSRLRIIHRDLKASNVLLDKELNPKISDFGMAKSFGGNQTEGNTSRIVGTYGYMAPEYAIYGLFSIKSDIFSFGVLILEIVSGRKNRMISRENEDANLIAQAWILWKEKKALDFIDSCMENSYVELEALRCIHIGLLCVQQNPEDRPNMSNVVMMLGSEVALPQPKEPSFLTETSLLQAVDSSSYQQCISTNEISVTVLEAR